atattattcttttttaacagTACGGtagaatttataattataatcatgATGTAGATTTTTTAATGTGAAGTGCTTAAGCCTGTCATCattataccaaaaataaatgaaaaaactgAATCTAGTATATAAAGAAGTATGActaaattatgaataaatatcTTACCtaacttgattaaaaaaaaaaaaaaacttgcctAACTTGTATGTGTGAAATCCTAATGaatcaatatattaatacattgggtaattatatttaacattgtgGGAATTCCATCTCAatgaaatttctttaatttcttctttataaGGAGCCCACATTAATTTTTCTAGCATATGTAAGTTGGGAAGAAACATTTTGcattaaaagttataaatatttttttttcaagttcgatatatatatatatatatatatatattgtcttgtTTACAATATATTGTTGTTCATGGATTCATGTAAGTTTAAAGCTTATTCCTAATAATTATGTCCTATATATGGTTTACAAATctaatatttcttatatattggGGTGGCAATAACAATATTtatcaacttttaaatttgttaattctcaattttttttttttttttataacagttAGGGCCAGTTTGGATTTGGATTcaaacttatctcaatttatcttatttaatcattataactttataaaatttcaacacaaaatataataaacaattcaacttttccaaatcgcaaaataataataatcttaaaaaataatattttattcaactttcatttcaactcaattcaattcagttcaatatccaaacgcaatcTTAATAAACAGTATCAATCACCGAGATgagaatatattaattatgcaTATATTTTCTGTTGatccaaatttaaaataaatattttatgtgcaattatttttatatattttattaatataatcggttgtatcaattttttttaatataaaataaattttttaaccaATCGTATcgaaaaaattagtaaaaaatatacaaaaataactaaatttaaaatattgttaaaccAAATTTAGATGAATAGAGATAGAGAAATACATAGACGCAGGGCGGATTCCAAATACTGATAACCGAGAAAATTgagaatatatatgtttacCCGGCCGATGCATTTaggtatataattttatgagctcttataatttgtcaagtCATGCATTGCATTTAAGGAGCTCAACAAGAATTTAAAACGTTCTAATGGGAACGCACAAAGAGTCAAAGAAAAGCACTGAATGGTCCCAACTACCATCTGATCCCCTCCTCCAATACCACACGTACATTTGGGCCCATTCATACGGAAACACTCTGACCgaatttatttgaattatgcTACACagaatttacatatttttatatattgtttaaaaatatataattttatttttttatttttatacttcatattttttttattttaaaatataaaatataaagataaataaaattatatatttttaaatggtgtacagagtttatatatagaattttttaatttattttattccatcaaattcttcttattattattttaaatttttatataaaatataataaataatttaatttttttaaattttaaaataatattaatattaaaatcatttacaagaaacttttcaatttcttataatgAAAAATGTCAAGTTGCTTCCCTCTCATTTTTATTGaaggtatattttatttttatttttttaataattaagaaaatgattatttatagaatttttttaaaaatatttaaaaatgtataaaaaatatttaaatctatatatataattgtacgGGCAAACTCATAGAGGTGAGCAAGCTGCCAAACACGCTTGTAAAAAAGAtagcaataaaaagaaaacaaaagttttcACCCTCGTGTAACTCACccttttacattaaaaaaaaaaaaaaaaaaacccctgcATAAGGCCTTTACCTGTTAGCTATACTCCTCTATATAAACAACACAGCTGTGTAACCAAAACTCACTCGAGCATTCAAAATCTCTACAAGCTTCATCACCTCTCTTTAAATTCCTCTCCTTCGAGTGACTTAACCGTCGACAATATGGCTGGCTCCTTGGTCCTTAAGCTCTCAGGTATGGTGCTTCTGTGCATGGTGGTGGCTGCACCCGTTGCAGAGGCGGTCATAACATGTGGGCAGGTGGCTAGCAGCGTGGGGAGTTGCATTGGATACCTCAGGGGTACGGTTAGTACAGTCCCTCCAAGCTGCTGTAATGGGGTCAGGAGCCTCAACAAAGCGGCCGCTACAACACCTGACCGCCAGGCCGCCTGTGAGTGCCTGAAAAAGACCGCTGGTTCCATCCCCGGACTCAACCCTGGTCTTACTGCTGGCCTCCCTGGCAAATGTGGTGTCAGCATCCCTTACAAGATCAGCACCTCCACTAACTGCAAAACGTAAGCCGCCTGGCAAATGTCGCGAATCTAACATTTTGTTTAACTAAATTGTTAATCCGATCGGTATCTTTTTTACCTTCCGCTATGATAGTGTATGCTGTAGCAGTGCAGTACTAACTGTTTTTAATTACCTTCCCACGTACAGAAATTGAAAGGCAGAGTTCTGATCCACAAGAACATCATGTCTACAgtttactgatgtttagttttgtttctaatttggttgtttgtttttgtgttgCAGTGTGAAATGAGGCCGACGGAGAAGAAATTTTTCAGCCACAGGATATAACtaaagtagctagctagctatctatctatctatctatctatcttgcttgggataaataaaaaaaagggcgTTTGGGCCATGTGAAGGCTCCTCATGAGGGAGCCTCGTATTCATATATGTACTGAGTCCTGTTGCTGTTTTATCGATTACGGACGCTACGTGCTGCTTCATTTtctgtaataaataaatatatatctatgtatTAAACAATATCCTGTGTCTACATCTTGCTttcttatttctctctcttttttatttgtcatcgctcgatcaaaataattatgtgtTATTTTCTTGATCTCCTTTTCCGGTTTGCAAGTTGCAACCCATCGCCCTAAATCTCTcttccactatttattatttcgaaagagaaataattgttATAGTCGTGTGTGAGTGATAAAGattgcataatattttaaaaaaataaataaatactcagttatataaaataaatatatttttttttttgaaatgagtGTATAACATCACATTCTATACTGTTTTACTAAAGTAGAAAAGGGCAATGCGATGTTGCTCCCACGCGTTTTTGTACCCACTGGCAGTATGTGAGCGGTGATTACTGTGCTTGCTAGACTTTGTTGTCGGTGATGACATACATCATGTGTTACAGCGAGCttacccatataattaatacaattaaTGTCACGAATAtaggatttgaaattgaaactgcagctagctatatatatatatatatttgaaggacctaaatatgaaaataaaaatatatattcggGGATCTAACatcacttcaaaaataaaagtttttaacCTAATTAACTTCTTCTAGAAGAACTCCTATGCGAAGTCTTTATATCCTGTTctgatttttccttttttttttttttttttcacccaaaactagcattaatataatttctgaGTCTTGTACATAAATTTATTGGTCGGAAAGGTCGGCATTAATATCAATGTCTGCCATCAATTTCGAAAGTTACTATCGGTTTGAGCGTTGCTGTTTTATCTCAAAAGAAAGGTAGaagaggagttttttttttttttttttccttccttgaCAAATTGAAAGATGGCAACCACAATCTATTTTCACCGACTCATTTTATAATcgtattttaaattatgaatggcattttaataaaataactaaaaaatcaattataaaaataacatcattttattacaaatattatttccatttaaaacataattataaaaaaattatatatataattataaaaaatattttaatcacaaatagattctataaaaataaactcacaaacagATTATATGACAACAGATCCTATTTTAGCTTGatttaatatgttaaattataaaattatttttatccatATAttagatctaacgtattatataaaatcttattgtgttctacttttataaaatttttttgtaggTGTAACACTTCTCCAAGTTCCTATTCTTACAAATTTCCTATAActattagaaaaacaaaaactcttcacaacctcctaacactctacactccacattaattttaattttttttatcaaatatttattatataaataatgaatagaaaatttaaattaatttaaaaagaataaactcaaaaaaaatttaaaaaaaatattaaaaatttaaaaaatttaaaaaaatatgaagtataGAATGTGGTGAAAGTTGTGTAGTAAAGCTCATTTCtgctttaattttatatgattaaattttaaataaataatgttatgTTGAGAAGTTGTAATTGAGGTGTAGATGAGTTGGCGGACTATCACTTCTCTAACTATTACTATTCTTACAAACTTCCTTTCTGCTTTCctatttgtaaaaaatctactcaacctcatactattcatacaacctccacactccacattatttttaatttttattatttttttcttttattaaatatttattatataaataatgaataaaaaatttaaaaagaataaactcaaaaaaatatttaaaaaaatattaaaaatttaaaaaagtgtggagtgtggagtgtggtggagattgtgtagcaaagctctccTATTTGTGGCTGTCAAAACAAGGTAAAACTTATCAGACCCACGAAATGGATATTAATACCGACTTTTCCATATAAATAGAATCTCaactttttatttgatttattgaaGACAAGATAGAAgttagaaaagagagagaatatgaaaagttgaaatgaaaagtGCTTTTAAGATTGAAAGATGAATAGATTCAAGTcgaaaaaaatactttcaaaaattttgaaaaatttgtttaaCCTTCAATTTCCCACACCGGCCACGACGATAAATCCTCATAGCCGGCTACTTTCGAAGGAGCCATTGGTCTGTCACTACTACTCAAGTGGAGTTGGAATAGATGATATGCATGATATGCGACCCCTAATTCAGAAGACATGATCTTGCTTGGCTCTCAATTGCCGTGACATTGTCAATGTCAACTCTGAGCGAATCTTGGAGCATGTTGGTTTGTATATTGCAATGTTTTGACGGAGTTAAGGCTCACTTTCGGTTGCCCAATCTAAGACATCTTGCATTTCCTGGACATGGCCTCGTCCAAATTGCTCCCCTCCCCAACACTTGGAGGACTATGTTGTCGTGCTGTGTGATTTGACGACAAGCCTTAGGGGTCGCGGGAGAGGAAAGTCCAAACCTTACCGTTCGTGAATTCTTTTTTGTCCACTGTGTCAGACAACATGATGGGAATCAATGCAGCTTTCGTCTTTGAACGAGGTACATGGTTATGCGTTTGGAGCCttgttattttcatgttaaaaattggaaaaagaaatatttctttGCCTCCAGCATTGGATGAGAGTACCTTATGAGTGAGGCTGGTTGTTGTGAGCTTCCAGTTAGGGCCTCGTGGCGCAGTGTTTTGAACGGCTTTAACTCCAACGTCACTCTCTCTAGAAGGGAAAAAGAACCTTTGAGTGTTTTTTATTCATGGGTTGAAGATAACCTGAATGCCTTGTGGTCCGATGCAATCATCACCCGAAAGAACATAGACCATTTCTTGGTGCCATAGGATTGGTCACGAGCCATTGGCCGTTAGGCCCTTGGTTCAAAGGGACCAAGACCTTCTCATGGGCGAAAAAGGTCTACCCCATTCTCCGACAAACCCTAAAGGGAAGGAGCCATGTAGCGAGGGTGTTGGGGCTCGTGGTGGGTCATGCACCTGCTACAATCCCCCTAGTCCAAAGAGGGGTTTTGGATGTCCCTGATCGCCCAATGTCTCTTTGTCTCGTGCTCATAGAGAAACTCAAagctccccccctccccccgcaCTGGCACTCCTTGGCTGCCTTATTGAGATCCTTGACCTAGGGGTGGAAGACATAGACTTGGTGTTAGACCCTTCAGTTTTCCA
This genomic interval from Juglans regia cultivar Chandler chromosome 3, Walnut 2.0, whole genome shotgun sequence contains the following:
- the LOC108986272 gene encoding non-specific lipid-transfer protein 1-like, with product MAGSLVLKLSGMVLLCMVVAAPVAEAVITCGQVASSVGSCIGYLRGTVSTVPPSCCNGVRSLNKAAATTPDRQAACECLKKTAGSIPGLNPGLTAGLPGKCGVSIPYKISTSTNCKTVK